The genomic region TGTATCGAATGCCGGAGTGCTTCAAACAATTGGCAGACCGCACCGAAAGCTCCAACTCGTCGACGCTTCGATTCAGGTTATCCTGTAGCCGTTGCTTCGCCTCGTCGACGACAACCCCCTCCCCCTCGGGCTCCTCCTCAAAGTTAGTAAATATGCTCAGGTGATCCTTGAGGATCTTTGCTGCGTACGCGATGGCGTCTCGTGGCAGAACGCTCCCGTCAGTCCAGACCTCCAAGATAAGCTTGTTGTAGTCAGTGATCTGGCCGACCCGGGCGTCCTCAACCAGGAAATTAACCTTCCGGATCGGGGAGAAGATTGAGTCTATAGCGATAACATCGATAGGTTGCCCCTCCCGTTTGTTACGTTCAGCCGGGGCATACCCACGTCCATGGCACACCTCCATCTCCAGCTCGATCTTACCATCCTGATCCAAGGTCGCAATATGCAAGTCGGGATTTAATACCTCTATATCCGAATCCGGAGTGATATGCGCTGCTCGAACCTCCCCCTCTGAGAACGCCTTAAGGTACAGGGTCTTGGGGTGATCAACGTGAAGTCTGAGTCGCAGCCCCTTGAGGTTAAGGATGATATCGCTTACATCTTCTTTCACCCCAGGGAGGGTTGAGAATTCATGTAGCACTCCGGTGATCCGAATAGTAGTTACCGCGGCCCCCTCAATTGCGGAGAGGAGGATACGACGAAGC from Candidatus Methylomirabilota bacterium harbors:
- a CDS encoding DNA-directed RNA polymerase subunit alpha; translation: MIQKFKGIQKPKRLECELESLTSTYGKFFAEPFERGFGLTIGNALRRILLSAIEGAAVTTIRITGVLHEFSTLPGVKEDVSDIILNLKGLRLRLHVDHPKTLYLKAFSEGEVRAAHITPDSDIEVLNPDLHIATLDQDGKIELEMEVCHGRGYAPAERNKREGQPIDVIAIDSIFSPIRKVNFLVEDARVGQITDYNKLILEVWTDGSVLPRDAIAYAAKILKDHLSIFTNFEEEPEGEGVVVDEAKQRLQDNLNRSVDELELSVRSANCLKHSGIRYIHELVVKSEAEMLKTKNFGRKSLNEIKEILVGMGLTLGMKLEDLPVGELFGKRGDKTPKA